A stretch of Pseudomonas sp. LS.1a DNA encodes these proteins:
- a CDS encoding GFA family protein: protein MALEKHGTCLCGATRLKVTVDNTHISACHCSMCRKWTGGPLLVVHCSQPPVIEGRAPSVYESSEWAQRGFCGQCGTHLYYRLKANDFHAVPVGLLDGDQEWDFDLQIFVEEKPAWYCFANQTKELTGQEAFEQLG from the coding sequence ATGGCCCTGGAAAAACACGGCACCTGCCTGTGCGGCGCCACCCGGCTCAAGGTCACCGTCGACAACACCCATATCAGCGCCTGCCACTGCAGCATGTGCCGCAAATGGACCGGCGGCCCGTTGCTGGTGGTGCACTGCAGCCAGCCACCGGTGATCGAAGGGCGCGCCCCCAGCGTGTACGAGTCCTCCGAGTGGGCTCAGCGCGGCTTCTGCGGCCAATGCGGTACGCACCTGTACTACCGGCTCAAGGCCAATGACTTCCATGCCGTGCCGGTCGGCCTGCTCGACGGCGACCAGGAGTGGGATTTCGACCTGCAGATTTTCGTCGAAGAGAAACCCGCCTGGTACTGCTTTGCCAACCAGACCAAGGAACTGACCGGCCAGGAAGCCTTCGAGCAGCTCGGCTGA
- a CDS encoding PhzF family phenazine biosynthesis protein: MQLDIFQVDAFSTKPFGGNPAAVIPLQSWLPDDVLQRIAEENNLSETAYFVRNGETFDLRWFTPTVEVDLCGHATLASAYVLFEQLGEQAQVLRFNTRSGELRVSRNADGLLAMDFPAKQPVAVDIPPGLLQALGLSQAQALYRSDDYLVVIDDALLLDTLKPDFVALSAFDVRGIAVTAAGGGFDFVTRWFGPRVGVNEDPVTGSAHTSLAPVWAERLGKNALRCEQGGARKGQLQCEVPGNGRVIISGRAALYLRGTVYI; encoded by the coding sequence ATGCAACTCGATATCTTCCAGGTCGATGCGTTTTCCACCAAACCGTTCGGGGGCAACCCGGCGGCAGTGATCCCGCTGCAAAGCTGGCTGCCGGACGATGTGCTGCAGCGCATCGCCGAAGAGAACAACCTGTCGGAAACCGCCTACTTCGTGCGCAACGGCGAAACCTTCGACTTGCGCTGGTTCACCCCGACCGTGGAAGTCGACCTGTGCGGCCATGCCACCCTGGCCTCGGCCTATGTGCTGTTCGAACAACTGGGCGAGCAGGCGCAGGTGCTGCGCTTCAACACCCGCAGTGGCGAGCTGCGTGTCAGCCGCAATGCCGATGGGCTGCTGGCCATGGACTTCCCGGCCAAGCAGCCGGTCGCCGTGGACATCCCGCCGGGCCTGTTGCAGGCGCTGGGCCTTAGCCAGGCACAGGCGCTGTACCGCAGTGACGACTATTTGGTAGTGATCGATGACGCCCTGTTGCTCGACACCCTGAAGCCGGACTTCGTTGCGCTGTCGGCCTTCGACGTGCGCGGTATCGCCGTGACGGCGGCAGGCGGTGGCTTTGATTTCGTCACCCGCTGGTTCGGCCCGCGGGTTGGCGTGAACGAAGACCCGGTGACCGGCTCGGCGCACACCTCGCTGGCGCCGGTATGGGCCGAGCGCCTGGGTAAAAACGCGCTGCGCTGCGAGCAGGGTGGGGCGCGCAAAGGTCAGTTGCAGTGCGAAGTGCCGGGTAATGGCCGGGTGATCATCAGCGGGCGGGCGGCGTTGTACCTGCGCGGTACGGTGTACATCTGA
- a CDS encoding 2-hydroxyacid dehydrogenase produces MHKTVLVLVETVDDYLPLLEQAGYRLIRAPSPQLRAEAIQRHAHEIEAVLTRGPLGLTGGEIDALPKLQIICVIGAGYEQVDLAAAAARGITVTNGAGANADAVADHALALLLALLRDIPRADASTRRGEWNRVISPSVSGKRLGILGLGAVGLAIARRAHLGFAMPVSYHSRTPRQDVPYTWYDSPLHLADAVDILVVATPGGANTRHLVDTQVLEALGAEGYLVNIARASVVDTQALVTALQHGRLAGAALDVFDDEPAVPDALKALGNTVLTPHVAGQSPEAARDTVALVLRNLQAFFAGEAVLTPVRQ; encoded by the coding sequence ATGCACAAGACTGTCCTGGTGCTGGTGGAAACCGTCGACGACTACCTGCCCCTGCTGGAGCAGGCCGGCTACCGCTTGATCCGTGCCCCCTCGCCGCAACTTCGGGCCGAGGCCATCCAGCGCCATGCCCATGAAATCGAGGCCGTGCTCACCCGCGGCCCGCTGGGCCTGACTGGCGGCGAAATCGACGCTCTGCCCAAACTGCAGATCATCTGCGTGATCGGTGCCGGCTACGAGCAGGTCGACCTGGCCGCCGCCGCTGCGCGCGGCATCACCGTCACCAACGGCGCCGGGGCCAATGCCGACGCGGTCGCCGACCACGCCCTTGCCCTGCTGCTGGCGCTGTTGCGCGACATTCCCCGCGCCGATGCCAGTACCCGCCGGGGCGAATGGAACCGGGTGATCAGCCCCTCGGTGAGTGGCAAGCGCCTGGGCATTCTCGGCCTTGGTGCGGTGGGGCTGGCGATCGCCAGGCGCGCCCATCTGGGCTTCGCCATGCCCGTCAGCTACCACAGCCGCACGCCGCGCCAGGATGTGCCCTACACCTGGTACGACAGCCCGCTGCACCTGGCCGATGCCGTTGACATCCTGGTGGTGGCCACCCCCGGCGGTGCCAACACTCGCCACCTGGTCGATACCCAAGTGCTCGAGGCACTAGGGGCCGAGGGCTACCTGGTGAATATCGCCCGTGCCAGCGTGGTCGACACCCAGGCCCTGGTGACCGCGCTGCAGCACGGCCGGCTGGCGGGTGCGGCACTGGATGTGTTCGATGACGAGCCGGCTGTGCCCGATGCCCTCAAGGCGCTCGGCAACACCGTCCTCACGCCCCATGTGGCCGGCCAGTCGCCGGAGGCGGCGCGCGACACGGTGGCCCTGGTGCTGCGCAACCTGCAGGCGTTCTTTGCCGGTGAAGCCGTGTTGACCCCGGTACGCCAATAA
- the ccmI gene encoding c-type cytochrome biogenesis protein CcmI: MIEFWLSAGLLLLAALSFLLIPILRGRSRQLEEDRTALNVALYQERVAELAAQQAAGVLDEAQMAKGRDEAARELLADTEGAEPPRQGHLGKALPLLAALLVPLLALGLYLHFGAADKVQLTQEFAEAPKSMEEMTARLERVVQAQPDSAEAMYFLGRAYMAEQRPADAARTFERAVALAGRQPELLGQWAQALYFAADKQWSPQLQALTDEALKADSNEVTSLGLRGIAAFEGERYQEAIDYWKRLLAQLPEGDASRAALQGGIDRAAERLGGSPGQATAPVAARLKVRVELAAALKDKVKPDDTVFIFARASNGPPMPLAAKRVTVAQLPIEVELSDADAMMPQMKLSDFAEVQLVARVSRAGQPTHGEWIGQGTPLPSATQAIQHLTIDSPDP; the protein is encoded by the coding sequence ATGATTGAATTCTGGCTTAGCGCGGGCCTGCTGCTGCTCGCTGCCCTCAGCTTCCTGCTGATCCCGATCCTGCGTGGCCGTAGCCGTCAGCTGGAAGAAGACCGCACCGCCCTGAACGTGGCCCTGTACCAGGAACGCGTCGCCGAACTGGCTGCCCAGCAGGCCGCTGGCGTGCTCGACGAGGCGCAGATGGCCAAGGGCCGTGACGAGGCCGCCCGTGAGCTGCTGGCCGATACCGAAGGTGCCGAGCCCCCGCGCCAGGGCCACCTGGGCAAGGCCCTGCCGTTGCTGGCGGCGCTGCTGGTACCGCTGCTGGCATTGGGGCTGTACCTGCATTTTGGCGCAGCCGACAAGGTGCAACTGACCCAGGAGTTTGCCGAGGCGCCCAAGTCGATGGAAGAAATGACTGCCCGCCTTGAACGGGTAGTGCAGGCCCAGCCGGATTCGGCCGAGGCCATGTATTTCCTGGGCCGCGCCTATATGGCCGAGCAACGCCCCGCCGATGCTGCGCGTACCTTCGAGCGCGCCGTAGCCCTGGCCGGTCGCCAGCCCGAATTGCTCGGGCAGTGGGCACAGGCGCTGTACTTCGCCGCTGACAAGCAGTGGAGCCCGCAGTTGCAGGCGCTGACTGACGAGGCGCTGAAAGCCGACTCCAACGAAGTGACCAGCCTCGGTCTGCGTGGTATCGCCGCCTTCGAGGGTGAGCGTTACCAGGAGGCCATCGATTACTGGAAGCGCCTGCTGGCGCAGTTGCCGGAAGGCGATGCGTCGCGTGCGGCGTTGCAGGGCGGCATCGACCGTGCTGCCGAGCGCCTGGGTGGATCGCCAGGGCAGGCTACGGCGCCGGTGGCGGCTCGCTTGAAGGTGCGCGTGGAACTGGCGGCGGCGCTGAAGGACAAGGTCAAGCCGGACGACACGGTGTTCATTTTCGCCCGCGCCAGCAATGGCCCGCCCATGCCGCTGGCGGCCAAACGGGTGACCGTGGCGCAGTTGCCGATCGAGGTGGAATTGTCCGATGCTGACGCCATGATGCCGCAGATGAAACTGTCGGACTTTGCCGAAGTCCAACTCGTTGCACGTGTATCACGCGCTGGCCAGCCAACCCATGGCGAGTGGATTGGCCAGGGCACACCACTGCCCAGCGCCACCCAGGCCATTCAGCACCTGACCATCGACAGCCCCGATCCGTAA
- a CDS encoding cytochrome c-type biogenesis protein: MKRGLAAAMLGLFMGLSLAGVAKAAIDTYQFRDDAERERYQQLTKELRCPKCQNQDIADSNAPIAADLRREIFRMLGEGKSNQQIVDFMVDRYGDFVRYKPALSGRTWLLWFGPGILLAGGFVVLALIVRRRRSAAVQGANELSAEERERLAKLLEKEQTHD, from the coding sequence ATGAAGCGGGGGTTGGCAGCTGCCATGCTGGGGCTCTTCATGGGGTTGAGCCTGGCTGGCGTGGCCAAGGCGGCCATCGACACCTACCAGTTCCGCGACGATGCCGAGCGTGAGCGCTACCAGCAACTGACCAAGGAACTGCGTTGCCCCAAGTGCCAGAACCAGGATATCGCCGACTCCAATGCGCCAATTGCCGCCGACCTGCGCCGGGAAATCTTCCGCATGCTCGGCGAGGGCAAGAGCAACCAGCAGATCGTCGACTTCATGGTTGACCGCTATGGCGACTTCGTGCGCTACAAGCCGGCGCTCAGCGGGCGCACCTGGCTGCTGTGGTTCGGCCCGGGGATTTTGCTGGCCGGTGGTTTCGTGGTGCTGGCGCTGATCGTGCGCCGGCGCCGCAGTGCGGCCGTGCAGGGCGCCAATGAGTTGTCCGCCGAAGAACGCGAGCGTCTCGCCAAACTGCTGGAAAAAGAACAGACCCATGATTGA
- a CDS encoding DsbE family thiol:disulfide interchange protein: protein MKRWIMVVPLAVFLLVAVFLYKGLFLKPDELPSAMIGKPFPAFSLASTQGDRTLTEADLQGRPALVNVWATWCPSCKVEHPYLNQLAQQGVVIHGVNYKDDNAAALKWLAEFHNPYQLDIRDEQGSLGLDLGVYGAPETFLIDAKGIIRYKHVGVVDATVWREQLAPLYQGLVDEAKP, encoded by the coding sequence ATGAAGCGTTGGATCATGGTAGTCCCCCTGGCGGTATTCCTGCTGGTGGCGGTGTTCCTCTACAAGGGGCTTTTCCTCAAGCCCGACGAGCTGCCCTCGGCAATGATCGGCAAGCCTTTCCCGGCGTTTTCCCTGGCCTCGACCCAGGGCGACCGTACCCTGACCGAGGCCGACTTGCAGGGCCGCCCGGCACTGGTCAACGTGTGGGCCACCTGGTGCCCGTCGTGCAAGGTCGAGCACCCGTACCTGAACCAGCTGGCCCAGCAAGGCGTGGTGATCCACGGCGTCAACTACAAGGACGACAATGCGGCAGCCCTGAAGTGGCTGGCAGAGTTCCACAACCCCTACCAGCTGGACATTCGTGACGAGCAGGGCAGCCTGGGCCTGGACCTGGGCGTTTATGGCGCGCCGGAAACCTTCCTGATCGATGCCAAGGGCATCATCCGCTACAAGCACGTGGGCGTGGTCGATGCCACGGTCTGGCGTGAGCAGCTGGCGCCGCTGTACCAGGGCCTGGTCGACGAGGCCAAGCCATGA
- a CDS encoding heme lyase CcmF/NrfE family subunit, giving the protein MIPELGQLAMILAICFAAVQASVPLLGAWRGDSLWMSLARPAAWGQFAFLAFAFACLTHAFMTDNFSVAYVASNSNSALPWYYKFSAVWGAHEGSLLLWALILGGWTFAVSVFSRQLPQVMLARVLAVMGMISVGFLSFLIITSNPFQRLLPQVPTDGRDLNPLLQDFGLIVHPPMLYMGYVGFSVAFAFAIAALLGGRLDAAWARWSRPWTIVAWAFLGVGITLGSWWAYYELGWGGWWFWDPVENASFMPWLVGTALIHSLAVTEKRGVFKSWTVLLAIAAFSLSLLGTFLVRSGVLTSVHAFAADPSRGIFILIFLLFVVGGSLTLFALRAPVVKSQVGFALWSRETLLLANNLVLVVAASMILLGTLYPLVLDALTGAKLSVGPPYFDALFLPLMALLMVVLGVGVVVRWKDTPGKWLASMMTPVLLGSAILAPVAGFIVDDFDWPTLTAFALAAWVVLGGLRDILDKTRHKGLLKGLPGLGRSYWGMQLAHLGLAVCALGVVLSSNNSAERDLRMAPGESVELGGYHFLFQGARHFEGPNFISDKGTVVVSRDGREVTTLHPEKRLYTVQQSMMTEAGIDAGFTRDLYVALGEPLENGAWAVRVHIKPYVRWIWLGGLLTGLGGLLAALDRRYRVKVKTRVRDALGVSGAAA; this is encoded by the coding sequence GTGATCCCCGAACTGGGCCAGCTGGCGATGATCCTGGCGATCTGCTTTGCCGCCGTGCAGGCCAGCGTGCCGCTGCTCGGTGCCTGGCGTGGCGACAGCCTGTGGATGAGCCTGGCGCGGCCGGCGGCATGGGGGCAGTTCGCCTTCCTGGCTTTTGCCTTCGCCTGCCTCACCCATGCCTTCATGACCGACAACTTCTCGGTCGCCTATGTGGCCAGCAACTCCAACAGCGCCTTGCCCTGGTACTACAAGTTCAGCGCCGTGTGGGGCGCCCACGAAGGTTCGCTGCTGCTGTGGGCGCTGATCCTCGGCGGCTGGACCTTCGCCGTGTCGGTGTTCTCGCGGCAGTTGCCGCAGGTGATGCTGGCCCGCGTGCTGGCGGTAATGGGCATGATCAGCGTGGGCTTCCTGAGCTTCCTGATCATCACCTCCAACCCGTTCCAGCGCTTGCTGCCGCAGGTGCCGACCGATGGCCGTGACCTCAACCCGCTGCTGCAGGACTTTGGCCTGATCGTCCACCCGCCGATGCTGTACATGGGCTACGTCGGTTTCTCGGTGGCCTTCGCCTTTGCCATCGCCGCCTTGCTCGGCGGCCGCCTGGACGCCGCCTGGGCGCGCTGGTCGCGGCCCTGGACCATCGTTGCCTGGGCCTTCCTCGGCGTCGGCATTACCTTGGGCTCGTGGTGGGCCTACTATGAACTGGGCTGGGGTGGCTGGTGGTTCTGGGACCCGGTGGAAAACGCCTCGTTCATGCCTTGGCTGGTGGGCACGGCGCTGATCCACTCGCTTGCGGTGACCGAGAAGCGCGGGGTGTTCAAGAGCTGGACCGTGCTGCTGGCAATTGCCGCGTTCTCGCTGAGCCTGCTGGGTACCTTCCTGGTGCGTTCCGGTGTGCTGACCTCGGTGCACGCGTTTGCCGCCGACCCGTCGCGGGGCATTTTCATCCTGATCTTCCTGCTGTTCGTGGTCGGTGGTTCGCTCACCCTGTTCGCCCTGCGCGCACCGGTGGTCAAGAGCCAGGTCGGCTTTGCCCTGTGGTCGCGCGAGACACTGCTGCTGGCCAATAACCTGGTGCTGGTAGTGGCGGCCTCGATGATTCTGCTCGGCACCCTGTACCCACTGGTGCTCGATGCGCTGACCGGGGCCAAGCTGTCGGTCGGCCCACCGTATTTCGATGCCTTGTTCCTGCCGCTGATGGCGCTGCTGATGGTGGTGCTGGGCGTGGGCGTGGTGGTGCGCTGGAAAGACACCCCCGGCAAATGGCTGGCCAGCATGATGACCCCGGTGCTGCTTGGCAGCGCCATCCTTGCGCCGGTGGCGGGCTTTATCGTCGACGACTTCGACTGGCCGACCCTGACCGCCTTCGCCCTGGCTGCCTGGGTGGTGCTGGGCGGGCTACGTGACATACTCGACAAGACCCGCCACAAAGGCCTGCTCAAGGGCCTGCCCGGCCTGGGCCGCAGCTACTGGGGCATGCAGCTGGCGCACCTGGGCCTGGCGGTGTGCGCGCTGGGCGTGGTGCTGTCGAGCAACAACAGTGCCGAACGCGACCTGCGCATGGCGCCGGGCGAGAGCGTGGAGCTGGGCGGCTACCACTTCCTGTTCCAGGGGGCGAGGCACTTCGAAGGGCCGAACTTCATTTCCGACAAGGGCACTGTGGTGGTCAGCCGCGATGGCCGTGAAGTGACCACCCTGCACCCGGAAAAACGCCTGTATACCGTGCAGCAGTCGATGATGACCGAAGCCGGTATCGATGCCGGCTTTACCCGTGACCTGTATGTCGCCCTCGGCGAACCGCTGGAGAACGGCGCCTGGGCGGTGCGCGTACATATCAAGCCTTACGTCCGCTGGATCTGGCTGGGTGGTCTGCTGACCGGCCTGGGCGGGTTGCTGGCGGCCCTCGACCGGCGCTATCGCGTCAAGGTCAAGACCCGGGTGCGTGATGCCCTGGGCGTGTCTGGAGCAGCTGCATGA
- the ccmE gene encoding cytochrome c maturation protein CcmE, whose product MNPQRKKRLLLIVGLLVGVGVAVGFALSALQQNINLFYTPTQIANGEAPLDTRIRAGGMVEKGSVQRSSDSLDVRFVVTDFNKSVPITYRGILPDLFREGQGIVALGKLNADGVVVADEVLAKHDEKYMPPEVTKALKESGQAATGGEAKP is encoded by the coding sequence GTGAATCCGCAGCGCAAGAAACGCCTGTTGCTCATCGTCGGCCTGCTGGTCGGCGTCGGGGTTGCCGTCGGCTTTGCCTTGAGCGCATTGCAGCAGAACATCAACCTGTTCTACACCCCGACCCAGATCGCCAACGGCGAGGCGCCGCTGGACACCCGCATCCGCGCCGGCGGCATGGTCGAGAAAGGCTCGGTGCAGCGTTCGTCCGATTCGCTGGACGTGCGCTTCGTGGTCACCGACTTCAACAAGTCGGTACCGATTACCTACCGTGGCATCCTCCCCGACCTGTTCCGCGAAGGCCAGGGCATCGTCGCCCTTGGCAAGCTCAACGCCGACGGTGTGGTGGTGGCCGATGAAGTACTGGCCAAGCACGACGAGAAGTACATGCCGCCCGAGGTCACCAAGGCCCTGAAGGAAAGCGGCCAGGCCGCCACCGGCGGGGAGGCCAAACCATGA
- the ccmD gene encoding heme exporter protein CcmD: MSFATFGDFLAMGHHGLYVWTAYGICLAVLALNVAAPVLARRRYLQDEARRLRRENNQ, from the coding sequence ATGAGTTTTGCCACCTTCGGTGACTTTCTCGCCATGGGCCACCATGGCCTGTACGTGTGGACGGCCTATGGCATCTGCCTGGCGGTGCTGGCGCTGAACGTCGCCGCGCCCGTGCTGGCCCGCCGTCGCTACCTGCAAGATGAGGCGCGCCGTTTGCGCCGGGAGAACAACCAGTGA
- a CDS encoding heme ABC transporter permease — translation MKISWTWFHKLGSPKWFYAISGRMLPWLAGAAVLLLLVGITWGLAFAPQDYQQGNSFRIIYIHVPAAMLAQSCYVLLAVAGVVGLVWKMKLADVALQCAAPIGAWMTAVALVTGAIWGKPTWGSWWVWDARLTSMLILLFLYFGIIALGQAISNRDSAAKACAVLAIVGVVNIPIIKYSVEWWNTLHQGATFTLTEKPAMPAEMWLPLLCTALGFYCFFGAVLLLRMRLEVLKREARASWVKDEVLNSLGRRAAQ, via the coding sequence ATGAAAATAAGCTGGACGTGGTTCCACAAGCTGGGCTCTCCCAAATGGTTCTATGCCATCAGCGGCCGCATGCTGCCGTGGCTTGCCGGCGCAGCCGTGCTCCTGCTGCTGGTGGGCATCACCTGGGGCCTGGCCTTCGCTCCCCAGGACTACCAGCAAGGCAACAGCTTCCGCATCATCTACATCCACGTGCCGGCGGCGATGCTGGCGCAGTCCTGCTATGTGCTGCTGGCAGTGGCCGGGGTGGTGGGGCTGGTGTGGAAGATGAAACTGGCCGACGTCGCCTTGCAATGCGCCGCACCGATCGGTGCCTGGATGACCGCCGTGGCGCTGGTCACCGGCGCCATCTGGGGCAAGCCGACCTGGGGTAGCTGGTGGGTCTGGGATGCTCGCCTTACGTCCATGCTCATCCTGCTGTTCCTGTACTTCGGCATCATTGCGCTGGGCCAGGCAATCAGTAATCGTGACAGTGCAGCCAAGGCCTGTGCGGTACTGGCGATTGTCGGTGTGGTGAACATCCCGATCATCAAGTACTCGGTGGAGTGGTGGAACACCCTGCACCAGGGGGCCACCTTCACCCTCACGGAAAAACCGGCGATGCCCGCGGAAATGTGGCTGCCGCTGCTGTGCACGGCGCTGGGCTTCTACTGCTTCTTTGGCGCGGTGCTGTTGCTGCGCATGCGCCTTGAAGTGCTCAAGCGCGAGGCGCGCGCCAGTTGGGTCAAGGACGAAGTATTGAACAGCCTGGGGCGGAGGGCCGCACAATGA
- the ccmB gene encoding heme exporter protein CcmB, translating to MSVFILLLRREARLLFRRPAELANPLVFFAIVVALFPLAVGPESQLLQTLSPGLVWVAALLAVLLSLDGLFRSDFEDGSLEQWVLSPHPLPLLVLAKVLAHWIFSGLALVLLAPLLALMLGLPSHCLPVLLGSLLLGTPVLSLLGAVGAALTVGLKRGGLLLALLILPLYIPVLILGSGALQAALQNMPATGHLLWLASLTALAVTLAPFAIAAGLKISVGE from the coding sequence ATGAGCGTATTCATCCTGTTGTTGCGCCGCGAAGCGCGCCTGTTGTTCCGCCGCCCGGCCGAGCTGGCCAACCCGTTGGTGTTCTTCGCTATCGTGGTTGCCTTGTTCCCGCTGGCGGTCGGCCCGGAAAGCCAATTGTTGCAAACCTTGTCGCCGGGCCTGGTCTGGGTGGCGGCACTGTTGGCAGTGCTGCTGTCGCTGGACGGCCTGTTCCGCAGCGACTTCGAGGACGGCTCGCTGGAGCAGTGGGTGCTGTCGCCGCACCCGTTGCCGCTGCTGGTGCTGGCCAAGGTGCTGGCGCACTGGATCTTTTCCGGGCTGGCGCTGGTATTGTTGGCGCCGCTGCTGGCGCTGATGCTGGGGCTGCCGAGCCATTGCCTGCCGGTGCTGCTGGGCTCGCTGCTGCTGGGCACGCCGGTGCTGAGCCTGCTGGGCGCGGTGGGCGCGGCGCTGACAGTCGGTCTGAAGCGCGGCGGTTTGCTGCTGGCATTGCTGATTCTGCCGTTGTATATCCCTGTATTGATCCTGGGCAGTGGTGCGTTGCAAGCGGCGTTGCAGAATATGCCGGCAACCGGCCACCTGCTCTGGCTCGCCAGCCTGACGGCCCTGGCCGTGACCCTGGCACCCTTTGCGATAGCGGCCGGCCTGAAGATCAGCGTCGGCGAATAA
- the ccmA gene encoding cytochrome c biogenesis heme-transporting ATPase CcmA, translated as MTLHLQAAGLACERDWRLLFEHLAFELRPGDMLQISGPNGSGKTSLLRLLAGLMQPTAGQILLGGRPLAEQRHALASILLWIGHAAGIKDLLTAEENLTWLCALHQPASREAIWAALAAVGLRGFEDVPCHTLSAGQQRRVALARLYLASPPLWILDEPFTALDKQGVAQLEAHLAAHCEQGGTVVLTTHHTLERKPSGYRELNLGQWAA; from the coding sequence GTGACCCTTCACCTCCAAGCCGCGGGCCTGGCCTGCGAGCGCGACTGGCGCCTGCTGTTCGAGCATCTCGCTTTCGAGCTGCGGCCGGGCGACATGCTGCAGATCAGCGGCCCCAACGGCAGCGGCAAGACCAGCCTGCTGCGCCTGCTGGCCGGCTTGATGCAGCCGACGGCCGGGCAGATCCTGCTGGGCGGCAGGCCACTGGCCGAGCAGCGCCACGCCCTGGCCAGCATCCTGCTGTGGATCGGCCACGCCGCCGGCATCAAGGACCTGCTCACCGCCGAAGAGAACCTTACCTGGCTGTGCGCCCTGCACCAGCCGGCCAGCCGCGAGGCAATCTGGGCGGCACTGGCGGCCGTCGGCCTGCGTGGTTTCGAAGATGTGCCCTGCCACACCCTGTCTGCCGGCCAGCAGCGCCGCGTGGCCCTGGCCCGGCTGTACCTGGCCAGCCCGCCGCTGTGGATCCTCGACGAACCGTTCACCGCCCTCGACAAGCAGGGCGTGGCGCAGCTCGAAGCGCACCTGGCGGCCCACTGCGAGCAGGGTGGCACAGTGGTGCTGACCACCCACCACACGCTGGAACGCAAGCCCTCCGGATACCGTGAACTGAACCTGGGGCAATGGGCGGCATGA